In Verrucomicrobiota bacterium JB022, a single genomic region encodes these proteins:
- a CDS encoding FAD-dependent oxidoreductase: MEPKADFLIVGQGLAGSLLAWELLQRGCRVRVLDQPQAGAASRSSGGLVNPLAGKKFPAAWQVAETLPLARQTYAALEAQLGEQLWSDQPMLRVLVDEKQVPALDQAATDPTAGAYVGDRFAPGHWSAYFDDSLGSFLTAQSGWVDFELLVIRFRQWLEGEGMLVHAWPEDGTDLAETVVYCEGWRGQHNPHFSFVPWTPDRGLILHLELVDGEMPPYIVNRSEWLRPMGNGRFAAGATHGWDNFEQAPRENEVLALLNSIHSWTRARFKVIGATSGVRPAVTDRVPVVGRHPADPQRAIFNGLGGKAALPAPYLARLLARHLLDGTALPDSHSVARFWK; encoded by the coding sequence GTGGAGCCAAAAGCAGATTTCCTGATCGTGGGCCAAGGGCTGGCTGGCAGCCTCCTGGCCTGGGAACTCCTCCAACGCGGCTGCCGGGTGCGCGTGCTGGATCAGCCGCAGGCCGGGGCCGCGTCGCGCTCGTCGGGTGGGTTGGTCAACCCGCTGGCGGGCAAGAAGTTCCCCGCTGCCTGGCAGGTGGCGGAAACGCTGCCCCTCGCGCGGCAGACCTACGCCGCCCTCGAAGCCCAGCTGGGCGAGCAGCTCTGGTCCGACCAGCCGATGCTGCGCGTGCTGGTCGACGAAAAACAGGTGCCCGCGCTCGATCAGGCGGCCACCGACCCCACCGCCGGGGCCTATGTGGGCGACCGCTTCGCCCCGGGCCACTGGAGCGCGTATTTCGACGACAGCCTCGGCAGCTTCCTCACCGCCCAGTCTGGCTGGGTCGACTTCGAGCTGCTGGTCATCCGCTTCCGCCAATGGCTGGAAGGGGAGGGCATGCTGGTTCACGCCTGGCCCGAAGACGGGACCGACCTCGCCGAGACGGTCGTCTACTGCGAAGGCTGGCGCGGACAGCACAACCCGCACTTTTCCTTTGTGCCCTGGACCCCCGACCGCGGCCTGATCCTCCACTTGGAGCTGGTCGACGGCGAAATGCCCCCCTACATCGTCAACCGCAGCGAATGGCTGCGCCCGATGGGCAATGGCCGCTTTGCCGCCGGTGCCACTCACGGCTGGGACAACTTTGAACAAGCGCCCCGCGAAAACGAGGTGCTTGCCTTGCTCAATTCGATCCACTCCTGGACGCGTGCGCGCTTCAAGGTCATCGGTGCCACCTCCGGCGTGCGGCCCGCCGTGACCGACCGCGTGCCGGTCGTCGGGCGCCACCCTGCCGACCCCCAGCGCGCGATCTTCAACGGACTCGGGGGCAAGGCCGCGCTTCCGGCGCCCTACCTCGCCCGCCTGCTCGCCCGTCACCTGCTCGACGGCACGGCGCTGCCCGACAGCCACTCCGTCGCCCGCTTCTGGAAATAA
- the nifJ gene encoding pyruvate:ferredoxin (flavodoxin) oxidoreductase → MTETRAILDGNEAAALVAYRLSETIAIYPITPSTPMAESCDEWSAQRRPNLFGSTPSVVEMQSEGGAAGAIHGMLMGGALTTTFTASQGLLLMIPNMYKIAGELLPFVMHVTARSLATHALSIFGDHSDVMACRQTGFAMLASNSVQEAHDMAAIAHLASLESRVPFMHFFDGFRTSHEINHFTPITDDQLREMVDLEAIDAFRRRALTPDNPSVRGTAQNPDVFFQCREAANSFYLAVPGIVRNAMQRFAKVTGREYDLYEYVGDPQAETVVVVMGSASETLEGVVDHLRAQGQKVGVLKIRLFRPLVGEDIVAALPKTVRNIAVLDRTKEPGALGEPLYLDVVGAFAEAQMLGNRTGLPRIIGGRYGLGSKEFTPAMALAVFEEAARPHPKVRFTAGIRDDVTGLSLDHDPEFALEPEGATQAVFYGLGSDGTVGANKNSVKIIGDETSNFAQAYFVYDSKKSGGVTTSHLRFGPRPIKAPYLIRKAQFVGVHQFSFFERLDVLELAAKGATLLINSPYSAETVWSRLPATVQRQIIDLQLDVYVIDAYKVAREARLGARINTIMQVCFFALAKVMPKEVAIENIKDAIRKTYGKKGADIVDRNCRAVDDSLANLHRATVPAEVDATFDRMPLVGDDAPDFVQRVTAIMLADKGDMLPVSAFPVDGVWMTGTTKYEKRNIAQEIPEWDSGLCIQCNKCVSICPHAAIRAKFYHQDCLEDAPESFKSTGFRSRQVPDHAFSIQVAPEDCTGCNLCVAICPAKSKTDPNHKALNMVEQLPIRAQEARNFEFFLELPEPDASLLGNTIKDVNFRTPLFEFSGACAGCGETPYIKTLTQLYGDRLIIANATGCSSIFGGNLPTTPYTTNAEGRGPAWANSLFEDNAEFGLGLRLGVDSHQRRAQELLRQVSPQLYQGMAEELLNADQSSELGIVGQRKRVAALREWLRQMNTPQARELDTLADYLVDKSVWIVGGDGWAYDIGFGGLDHVLASGANVNVLVLDTGTYSNTGGQSSKATPMGAIAKFAAAGKATNKKDLGLQAMMYGHVYVAQIALGANDSQTINALTEAAAYNGPSLVIAYAHCISQGFNLCDGPVHQQQAVKTAAFPLYRYRPDANEGKGELKLDSKAPTVPLRDFMFSENRFKMLRAKNADRANELADISERHLHQRFALLQNLADSNK, encoded by the coding sequence ATGACCGAAACCCGAGCTATCCTGGATGGTAATGAAGCGGCTGCCTTGGTGGCCTACCGCCTCAGCGAAACCATCGCCATTTACCCCATTACACCCTCGACGCCGATGGCGGAGAGTTGCGACGAATGGTCTGCCCAGCGCCGCCCCAACCTTTTTGGCAGTACCCCTTCGGTTGTGGAAATGCAGAGCGAAGGAGGTGCAGCCGGTGCGATCCACGGCATGTTGATGGGAGGTGCGTTAACCACCACCTTCACGGCATCTCAGGGCCTCCTGCTGATGATCCCCAACATGTACAAGATCGCGGGCGAGCTGCTCCCGTTCGTCATGCACGTGACGGCACGGAGCCTGGCGACCCACGCGCTCTCGATCTTCGGAGACCACAGCGACGTGATGGCCTGCCGCCAGACCGGCTTTGCCATGCTGGCCTCCAACAGCGTGCAGGAGGCGCACGACATGGCGGCGATCGCCCACCTCGCCTCGCTGGAGAGCCGCGTGCCGTTCATGCACTTCTTCGACGGCTTCCGCACCTCGCACGAGATCAACCACTTTACGCCGATCACCGACGATCAGCTGCGCGAAATGGTGGACCTGGAGGCAATCGACGCCTTCCGCCGCCGCGCGCTGACGCCCGATAACCCGAGCGTACGCGGCACCGCGCAGAACCCCGACGTGTTCTTCCAGTGCCGTGAGGCCGCCAACAGCTTCTACCTCGCCGTGCCGGGTATTGTGCGCAACGCCATGCAGCGCTTCGCCAAGGTCACCGGCCGCGAATACGACCTCTATGAATATGTGGGCGACCCGCAGGCGGAGACGGTCGTGGTCGTGATGGGCTCGGCCTCCGAGACGCTCGAAGGCGTGGTGGATCATCTGCGCGCCCAAGGCCAGAAGGTCGGCGTGCTGAAGATCCGCCTCTTCCGCCCGCTCGTAGGCGAAGACATCGTCGCCGCCCTGCCCAAGACGGTGCGCAACATTGCCGTGCTCGACCGGACGAAGGAGCCCGGCGCGCTCGGCGAACCGCTTTACCTCGATGTGGTCGGCGCCTTTGCCGAAGCCCAGATGCTGGGCAACCGCACCGGCCTGCCCCGCATCATCGGTGGCCGCTACGGCCTCGGCTCCAAGGAATTTACGCCCGCCATGGCCTTGGCCGTCTTTGAAGAGGCTGCCCGGCCTCACCCGAAGGTGCGCTTTACCGCCGGTATCCGCGACGACGTGACGGGCCTCTCGCTCGACCACGACCCGGAATTTGCGCTCGAGCCCGAAGGCGCCACCCAGGCAGTCTTCTACGGCCTCGGCAGCGACGGGACCGTCGGCGCCAACAAGAATTCCGTCAAGATCATCGGCGACGAGACGAGCAACTTCGCCCAAGCCTACTTTGTCTACGACTCGAAGAAGTCTGGCGGCGTCACCACCTCGCACCTGCGCTTCGGGCCTCGCCCGATCAAGGCGCCTTACCTGATTCGGAAGGCCCAGTTTGTCGGCGTGCACCAGTTCAGCTTCTTCGAGCGCCTCGATGTGCTGGAGCTGGCGGCCAAGGGAGCCACGCTGCTGATCAACAGCCCGTACTCCGCCGAAACGGTCTGGAGCCGCCTGCCCGCCACGGTGCAGCGCCAGATCATCGACCTGCAGCTCGATGTCTACGTGATCGACGCCTACAAGGTGGCCCGTGAGGCCCGCCTCGGTGCCCGCATCAACACGATCATGCAAGTCTGCTTCTTCGCGCTGGCCAAGGTCATGCCCAAGGAAGTGGCGATCGAGAACATCAAGGACGCCATCCGCAAGACCTACGGCAAGAAGGGGGCCGACATTGTCGACCGTAACTGCCGGGCCGTAGACGATTCGCTGGCCAACCTCCACCGCGCCACGGTGCCGGCGGAAGTCGATGCCACCTTCGATCGCATGCCGCTCGTCGGCGACGATGCCCCTGACTTTGTGCAGCGCGTCACCGCCATCATGCTCGCCGACAAGGGCGACATGCTGCCCGTCAGCGCCTTCCCCGTCGACGGCGTGTGGATGACCGGCACGACGAAATACGAGAAGCGCAACATCGCCCAAGAGATTCCGGAGTGGGACAGCGGCCTGTGCATTCAGTGCAACAAGTGCGTCTCGATCTGCCCGCACGCAGCTATCCGCGCCAAGTTCTACCACCAGGACTGCCTCGAAGACGCGCCCGAAAGCTTCAAGTCGACCGGATTCCGCTCGCGGCAAGTGCCCGACCACGCCTTTTCCATCCAGGTCGCGCCCGAAGACTGCACCGGTTGCAACCTCTGCGTGGCCATCTGCCCGGCCAAGAGCAAGACCGACCCGAACCACAAGGCGCTCAACATGGTCGAGCAGTTGCCCATCCGCGCACAAGAGGCCCGCAACTTCGAGTTCTTCCTCGAACTGCCGGAGCCCGATGCCTCGCTGCTCGGCAACACGATCAAGGACGTCAACTTCCGCACCCCGCTCTTCGAGTTCAGCGGCGCCTGCGCCGGCTGTGGTGAAACGCCTTACATCAAGACGCTCACCCAGCTCTACGGCGACCGCCTGATCATCGCCAACGCCACCGGCTGCTCGTCGATCTTTGGCGGCAACCTGCCGACCACACCCTATACGACCAACGCAGAGGGCAGGGGACCGGCCTGGGCCAACAGCCTCTTTGAAGACAACGCGGAGTTTGGCCTCGGCCTGCGCCTCGGGGTCGACTCCCACCAGCGCCGCGCCCAGGAGCTGCTCCGGCAGGTGAGCCCACAGCTCTACCAAGGAATGGCCGAAGAGCTGTTGAATGCCGACCAAAGTTCCGAGCTCGGCATCGTCGGCCAACGCAAGCGGGTCGCCGCATTGCGTGAGTGGCTGCGCCAGATGAACACCCCGCAAGCCCGCGAGCTGGATACCCTTGCCGACTACCTGGTCGACAAGAGCGTCTGGATCGTCGGTGGCGACGGCTGGGCCTACGACATCGGCTTCGGCGGTCTCGACCACGTGCTCGCTAGCGGGGCCAACGTCAACGTGCTCGTGCTCGATACGGGGACTTACTCCAATACCGGCGGCCAAAGCAGCAAGGCCACCCCGATGGGTGCCATCGCGAAGTTTGCCGCCGCCGGCAAGGCCACGAACAAGAAGGACCTCGGCCTGCAGGCCATGATGTATGGCCACGTCTACGTCGCCCAGATCGCCCTCGGCGCCAACGACAGCCAGACGATCAACGCGCTGACCGAAGCCGCCGCCTACAACGGCCCCTCGCTTGTCATCGCCTACGCCCACTGCATCAGCCAGGGCTTCAACCTCTGCGACGGCCCGGTGCACCAGCAGCAAGCCGTCAAGACGGCTGCCTTCCCGCTCTACCGCTACCGCCCGGATGCGAACGAGGGCAAGGGCGAGCTGAAGCTCGACTCCAAGGCGCCGACCGTGCCGCTGCGCGACTTCATGTTCAGCGAAAACCGCTTCAAGATGCTGCGCGCCAAGAATGCCGACCGGGCCAACGAGCTGGCCGACATCTCCGAGCGTCACCTGCACCAGCGCTTTGCTCTGTTACAGAACCTCGCAGACAGCAACAAGTAG
- a CDS encoding DoxX family protein produces MSSTSLRTFFQKPAFGLLVMRLTIGALMTYYGAAKFLGAFNNGVEQFGQIGKNIVVLGIPAPDDSITAILFGIAAASAEFFGGICLVLGWFFRPAALAIFFTMVVATVMKIQVSDGELSEFAYAMVMGLITFGLLWTGPGGIALEGESKAKSAAPAKKPAKKK; encoded by the coding sequence ATGTCCTCCACTTCCCTGCGCACATTTTTCCAGAAACCCGCCTTTGGGCTCCTTGTCATGCGTCTCACGATTGGCGCATTGATGACCTACTATGGCGCGGCCAAGTTTCTCGGCGCCTTCAACAACGGGGTCGAACAGTTTGGCCAGATCGGTAAAAACATCGTGGTGCTGGGGATCCCCGCGCCCGACGACTCGATCACCGCGATCCTCTTCGGCATCGCGGCCGCCAGCGCCGAGTTTTTTGGCGGTATCTGCCTTGTGCTCGGCTGGTTCTTCCGCCCGGCCGCATTGGCGATCTTTTTCACCATGGTGGTGGCCACCGTCATGAAAATCCAGGTTTCGGACGGCGAGCTGTCGGAATTTGCATATGCGATGGTGATGGGCTTGATTACCTTCGGCCTGCTTTGGACAGGGCCCGGCGGAATCGCCCTGGAAGGAGAGTCCAAGGCCAAGTCTGCCGCGCCTGCAAAGAAGCCGGCCAAAAAGAAATAA
- a CDS encoding amidophosphoribosyltransferase, with the protein MSDSIKHECGIAMIRLKQPLEFYAQKYGSPLYAFNKLFLLMEKQHNRGQDGAGIGCVKLHMPLGQNYMFRDRELADTPLAKLFRRQLETYDTLRSHGHVHPEFPATVKRHFDFGGEVLMGHLRYGTSGNLTESSCHPYFRRSNWPTRNLMVAGNFNMTNTQELNDLLIKRGQHPIFDTDTQTVLEEIGFHLDEAHDEIYHRYRDAGLDGRDIPARISQEIDIIDILKKSAAAWDGGYVICGLVGNGDAFVMRDPRGIRPAHYFENDELIAVASERVPLMTVFDLETDDVNELPPGHALSIKSTGRIRLEPIADPVTRISCSFERIYFSRGNDPEIYMERKRMGALLSEQVLKAIDNDVGRAVFSFIPNTAEIASYGLVEAMREWRLTKVKDDLIQSLAEGKLTPELIETQVMGEWPRIEKIAHKDIKLRTFISKEEGRSKLVSHVYDITYDVVRPDDNLIVLDDSIVRGTTLRESIIQILARTNPKKIIIVSTAPQIRYPDCYGIDMSEMGKFIAFQAAVSLLHKRGAGERIRDVYEACKAEVKKPAAQQENKVKDIYALFTPDEVSAEISALLYPQQTNWKGELQIIYQTIDNLHAACPGHMGDWYFTGNYPTPGGTSVANKAFINYFEKRSGRAY; encoded by the coding sequence ATGAGCGACTCGATCAAGCACGAATGCGGCATTGCCATGATCCGGCTCAAGCAGCCGCTGGAATTTTACGCCCAGAAATATGGCTCGCCCCTCTACGCCTTCAACAAGCTGTTCCTCCTCATGGAGAAGCAGCACAACCGAGGTCAGGACGGGGCCGGGATCGGCTGCGTAAAGCTGCACATGCCGCTCGGCCAGAACTACATGTTCCGGGACCGGGAGCTGGCGGACACCCCCTTGGCCAAGCTGTTCCGTCGACAGCTGGAGACCTACGACACCCTGCGCAGCCATGGGCATGTGCACCCGGAGTTCCCTGCCACGGTCAAGCGGCATTTCGACTTCGGCGGCGAAGTCCTGATGGGGCACTTGCGCTATGGCACAAGCGGCAACCTCACCGAGAGTTCCTGCCACCCCTATTTCCGCCGGTCGAACTGGCCGACGCGTAACCTGATGGTGGCCGGCAACTTCAACATGACCAACACTCAGGAGCTCAACGACCTCCTGATCAAGCGCGGCCAGCACCCGATTTTCGATACCGATACGCAGACGGTGCTCGAAGAGATCGGCTTCCACCTCGACGAAGCGCACGACGAGATCTACCACCGCTACCGCGATGCCGGCCTCGACGGGCGCGACATCCCGGCCCGTATCAGCCAGGAGATCGACATTATCGACATCCTGAAGAAGAGCGCCGCCGCCTGGGACGGTGGTTACGTGATCTGCGGCCTGGTGGGCAATGGCGACGCCTTCGTCATGCGCGACCCGCGCGGCATCCGCCCGGCGCACTATTTCGAAAACGACGAGCTGATCGCGGTCGCCTCCGAGCGCGTGCCGCTGATGACGGTGTTCGACCTGGAGACCGACGATGTCAACGAGCTGCCCCCGGGCCACGCCCTTTCCATCAAGTCGACCGGTCGCATCCGCCTCGAACCCATTGCCGACCCCGTCACGCGCATCTCGTGCTCCTTCGAGCGCATCTACTTCTCGCGCGGCAACGACCCCGAGATCTACATGGAGCGCAAGCGCATGGGCGCACTGCTGAGCGAGCAGGTGCTCAAGGCAATCGACAACGATGTGGGCCGCGCCGTCTTCAGCTTTATCCCCAACACGGCGGAAATTGCCAGCTACGGCCTCGTCGAGGCCATGCGCGAGTGGCGCCTCACCAAGGTCAAGGACGACCTGATCCAGTCTCTGGCCGAAGGCAAGCTGACGCCCGAGCTGATCGAAACGCAGGTGATGGGCGAATGGCCCCGCATCGAGAAGATCGCACACAAGGATATCAAGCTACGCACCTTCATCTCCAAGGAAGAGGGCCGCAGCAAGCTCGTCAGCCACGTCTACGACATCACCTACGATGTCGTGCGGCCCGACGACAACCTGATCGTGCTGGACGACTCGATCGTGCGCGGCACGACGCTCCGCGAGTCGATCATCCAGATCCTCGCGCGCACCAACCCGAAGAAAATCATCATCGTCTCCACCGCCCCGCAGATCCGTTACCCGGACTGCTACGGCATCGACATGAGCGAGATGGGCAAGTTCATCGCCTTCCAGGCCGCCGTCTCCCTGCTGCACAAGCGCGGAGCGGGCGAACGCATCCGCGACGTCTACGAAGCCTGCAAGGCGGAGGTGAAGAAGCCGGCGGCCCAGCAGGAAAACAAGGTGAAGGACATCTACGCCCTCTTCACTCCGGATGAGGTCTCGGCCGAAATCTCCGCCCTGCTCTACCCGCAGCAGACCAACTGGAAGGGCGAGCTGCAGATTATCTACCAGACGATCGACAATCTGCACGCCGCCTGCCCGGGCCACATGGGCGACTGGTATTTCACCGGCAATTACCCGACCCCCGGCGGCACCTCCGTCGCCAACAAGGCGTTCATCAACTACTTCGAAAAGCGCTCCGGTCGCGCCTACTAG